The following proteins are encoded in a genomic region of Arcobacter cloacae:
- a CDS encoding CCA tRNA nucleotidyltransferase, whose protein sequence is MYTTTIKFNIPLILKEILNTLQELKAKPILVGGCVRDFFLNIPVKDYDVEIFGIDSLDIIEKSLNKFGNVKLVGKSFGVLTLKIDEYDFDFALPRIEKKIGKSHQDFEVITNPKLSFKEAAIRRDFTINAIGYDYFKEEFIDPFDGITDLKNKIIKHINDKTFCEDSLRVYRAVQFASRFDFKIAEETKVLCKQIVLSDELSYLPKERIFEEFKKLFLKSQKPSIGLNLLKELEVLVYFPELKALIDCIQDEEYHPEGDVWIHTLMALDELAKILNEEKIDDEYRKIYLFYGILCHDFGKPFCTKEINGKITSYKHESLGIEPTISFLERLTNEKKFVQIVCSLVKNHLVPFQLYLADSSLKAIKRLSLKVNIEDLCLVCLADCLGRDIKDKEKCSKAINWVLEKAKELNIHQEPIKAIVQGKDLIKLGLKPSKEFKEILDFAFDLQIDLELSKEDIINKIINKYINGVLLS, encoded by the coding sequence ATGTACACCACTACAATAAAATTTAATATCCCTTTAATACTAAAAGAGATATTAAATACCCTACAAGAATTAAAAGCAAAACCTATTCTTGTAGGTGGATGTGTTAGAGACTTTTTTTTAAATATTCCCGTAAAAGATTATGATGTTGAAATTTTTGGAATAGACTCTTTAGATATTATTGAAAAATCATTAAATAAATTTGGAAATGTAAAACTTGTAGGAAAATCCTTTGGTGTTTTAACTTTAAAAATTGATGAGTATGATTTTGATTTTGCACTTCCACGAATTGAAAAAAAAATAGGAAAGTCACATCAAGATTTTGAAGTTATTACAAATCCAAAACTCTCTTTTAAAGAAGCAGCCATTAGAAGAGATTTTACAATAAATGCTATTGGATATGATTATTTTAAAGAGGAATTTATAGATCCTTTTGATGGTATAACAGATTTAAAAAATAAAATAATTAAACATATAAATGATAAAACTTTTTGTGAAGATAGTCTAAGAGTTTATAGAGCAGTTCAATTTGCTTCTAGATTTGATTTTAAAATTGCAGAAGAAACAAAAGTGTTATGTAAACAAATAGTTTTAAGTGATGAACTTTCATATTTACCAAAAGAGAGAATTTTTGAAGAGTTTAAAAAACTATTTTTAAAATCACAAAAACCATCTATTGGATTAAATCTTTTAAAAGAGCTTGAAGTTTTAGTCTATTTTCCAGAGTTAAAAGCTTTGATAGATTGTATCCAAGATGAAGAGTATCATCCTGAAGGTGATGTTTGGATTCACACTTTAATGGCTTTAGATGAATTAGCAAAAATATTAAATGAAGAAAAAATAGATGATGAATATAGAAAAATATATCTATTTTATGGGATTTTATGCCACGATTTTGGGAAGCCATTTTGTACAAAAGAGATAAATGGGAAAATTACTTCTTATAAACATGAAAGTTTGGGAATAGAGCCAACTATATCTTTTTTAGAAAGACTTACAAATGAGAAAAAATTTGTGCAGATAGTTTGTTCATTGGTTAAAAATCATTTAGTTCCTTTTCAATTGTATCTTGCTGATTCTTCTTTAAAGGCCATAAAAAGGTTGTCTTTAAAGGTAAATATTGAAGATTTATGTTTAGTTTGTTTGGCTGATTGTTTAGGGCGAGATATAAAAGATAAAGAAAAATGCTCAAAAGCTATAAATTGGGTTTTAGAAAAAGCAAAAGAGTTAAATATTCATCAAGAACCTATAAAAGCAATAGTGCAAGGGAAGGATTTGATAAAACTAGGTTTAAAACCATCAAAAGAGTTTAAAGAGATTTTGGATTTTGCTTTTGATTTACAAATTGATCTTGAATTATCAAAAGAAGATATAATAAATAAAATAATAAATAAATATATTAATGGGGTTTTATTAAGTTGA